In the Mesoplodon densirostris isolate mMesDen1 chromosome 6, mMesDen1 primary haplotype, whole genome shotgun sequence genome, TCACATCTGATACAGTCCTACGTCAGTTATTATGAGTAGGGTGGTGAAGATATGTCTAGAAAACAAAGAAGTGTTATCACAGGGATCAAAAGAAGTGATATTACTGCCTTGTGTAACAGTGCCATGGccaaaataagcacatgaaaagatgctcagcatcattaatcgttagggaaatgcaaaataaaactacagCTAGATACCACTTcccacccactaggatggctaccaACAAAAGAACTGtagacaaggatgtggagaaactggaacgcTTGTGCACTGTTGCTGGAAATGTAAAACGGTATAGCTGCTATGGAGCACAGtatagtggttcctcaaaaaaaaaaaaaaaaatggtggctgccagcagcTGGGAGGAGCGGGGAATGGGGAATTACTGTTTAATAgctacagagtttcagttttataagatgaaaagagttctggagatggtggtgatgattataCAATATTATGAATTTAATACCACTAACccaaacacttaaaaatagttaagatggtaaattttatatgtattttatcaaatttaaaaatattgggaaaaaaagGTTGTGACCAAAAAAGCTGCCAGATTATTTCTCAATACCCATACTacattaataaaacattttgttaATATTAAACTGAAGATATTGAAATATGTCAGAAGCTGACCAAGTCAGCAGTAtgctcaggctttttttttttaaactaattcttgtcagaaaaaaaagtaacagtcatcaaaacaatggataaacaaagtgtaggatatccatacaatggaatattattcagcaataaaaaggaaggaaataccgATACATGCTACAGTATGGACAAACCTTGAAAAATTATCCTAAACACAAACGGTCACATATTGTATaatgccatttatataaaatgtccagaatagggaaatctataaagacaaaaagtcaattagtggttgccaggggctggggacggTGGAATATGGGGGAATGACAGCTAATGGGCATGGTGTTTCTTTCAGAGGggaagaaaatattctaaaacagactgtggtgatggctgcacaccTCTGACTATACTAAGAAtcaatgaattgtacactttaaatgggtgaattgaataacatgcaaattatatctcaatttaaaaagggATAAGGAACagtattctgtttaaaaaaatttttttgattcaTCTTAAATACAAAGGTCATTGAGAAGAAGCAAATATTTTACTGGTAGCTAAGTCAACCAAAAAAAGGTAAGAGGAGGAAATAAGTAAAGTTGGGAGTTGTAAAAAGTtgttgaaggagcaagatgatTTGGGAGTTTCTGTTCACCAGGGCTCCCTCCTCTGGGGAACCATAGTTAACACCACAGGCAGTGAAAGGGGCAGAGTAAGGGAGACGAGACCTCAAGAGCTCTGGCCTTAGGCCCAACATGAGCCTTCCACGAGGCTCATGAAGACTTGGTACGGTCTTCATCTATATGAATCATCTCTGCCTCTCCATCCAGACCTGTCAACAATGTACAGCAAGGAACAATGAAAAGAATGCTGAACTGAAAATGAAGCGGCAAATGAAGGGGCAATTCACTTCTGAGTTTCCTATCAGTAAAAATAGAGAACGAATCTATAAAACTGCATCCAGCTCTAATATTGTGTGCCTGCAATTCTAATACTTTGCATAAGTCCCCTCTGAAAGTCGAGTTCACATTTGCAAAGGGGATATACAGAGACTTAGGCCCTGCCTCTCTCAAAGGGCTATTGTCAAGATCAGGCAATGCAAAGTTTCTACCAAACATAAAAGTCAACTAAATCCTCAGGTATTATCATTAATCCTAGACTCATatcctttattcttctttaaaaaaaagaagaagaaagaaaaaaaggtaattatttaCTTCACCCTCTacaaataaaaggaacaaaagctTTTGGATTTCAGAGGTAAGCACTGATGTAAGGAAACTTGGCAGTCGGTTAAGAACTCTGGATTCTAGGTCAAGATCATTCACCGAATTGATGAGTGACCTTGAGCCAGCCATTTCTCCACTCTAAATGCCAGTTTTTCTGTCTGCAAAACGAGGGACTTGCTCTGGGGGATGACCTTACAGGCTCTTTCAATTCAAACGCTCTTAAGACAGGGCGGGACTGGGTGATTAACCTCGCGGTCCCAGCCGCCGCTTGTACTCCGGTACCCCCACCCAGACCCGCAGAGCCTAAGCAACGCGCGCATGCGCCCGCTGCCCTCGACGTGCACGTCCCTTGCACCCCGCGACCGCTCAGCTCCGCTCCAGGGACCCCAAAAGGCCGGTGAGACCAGAGTTGGGCGGGCAGTGTCGGCGAGCTCCCTGCTAGTCTCACGGCCACAGCCTGGAAGGACACTCACTGACTCGCAGCAGGGCCACATAGATGAGGAAATTCCGTATGGAGGAGATCACATCCTCGCGCATCTTCCGTTTCATCTCCTCCGGGTCCAGCTTCGGCGCAAGGCCCTCGATCCGGAACATCGTGGCTCTTCCTCACGTTTTCCAGCGGCAGCCCTCCGCTCTTCTCAGCTGCCTCCCAGCGCCGGCACTCGGCCTAACCCCATTTCCTGTTCCCGCCCCTCATTTTCACGCGTGGCGACGGGAGCCTGCGAAGGACAAACTTCATCCTTAAACTGAGCTGTTCTGAACGAGGGCGGCCTGAAGGGGGTGCACGTAATATTAGCCACGCAGGATTCGGGTTCTTCCAGGCTGTTTATTTAACAACCTGTGTCCTGAGAGGAGCGCGCGGAGCTGCAAAGTGCTTTTACGCCTCAGAGGGGGCGGTGCACATAGGTATCaccataaataataatagttaacatttattgaagtaTTTATACGAAGTACAGTTCTACCGCATGAATTCGACATTATAATCTTCATTTcctagatgagaaaattgaagcacAGACATGTTTAAAACAACAACTTGCCCAAATGTGCTTTAAAATACCtcgagagggcttccctggtggcgcagtggttgagagtccgcctgcctatgcaggggacacgggttcgtgccccggtctgggaagatcccatatgccgcggagcggctgggcccgtgagccatggccgttgagcctgcgcgtccggagcctgtgctccgcaacgggagaggccacaacggtgagaggcccgcgtaccgcaaaaaaaaaaaaaaaaaaatacctcgaggaaaaaaaagtgttgggaAAGAGAGATGAAAGGATATTAGCAAAATATTGAAAATTGCTTAAGCTGGTGATTAGTGTATCATTTTAGTTAATTCTAGTCttctattttcagtatttttgaaCTTTTTAATGAATGATAAACGAAAACAAAAGGACGCAGATGATGAAATTTGCTCAAGActacacaactagtaagtggatGAGCAGGGTTTTATACCTAGTTAGACCGGTAGCATCCCAGACAcagaatttttaacattttccgTATTATTGTTGTCTTCTCATTTCTGGGGTTAACTGATCATCACAAATTATAGTATTGGCCCAGTAATACAGTATATGTAAATGAAATTTAGCTCTGTtcaaattttacagataaggacagAGAGGCTTAGAAACCAAGTGTAATGCTTAAAGTCCTTCTGCTAGTGATGGGCAGAGGTAGGGTTCTAATGCAAATAATTATAATGTCAAGTCAAATTCTCTTTCCCCTGAACCCTGTTGTTCACCTGTTAGTCTTTATTAGACATTAGTGCCTGCTTGGATGGGCATCCCTGGAGCCAGAAGGTAGGAATTTAATGCAACCAGATTTCCTGTCACAGAGTCATCAAAACAGTTGTTAGAGGCTGCTGCCCCAAATTATGCATGCCAACTAGCCATGTATAATCCTTAGACATGAACCAGATGACTGAATTGCTCACATAATTCAAAACCAGAATGCTCCTGCATTGCATAGCAACAATGGAGTTTAGATAAATTAGAACAGTAATTTACTATGGGAGCAACTGATAACTCTAAGTATTGCTGTCCACCTTCCTGACTGACAGAATGTAACACATTAGGTCAAGAAAGGGAGCTCATCTGCCTATTCAGGCTTTAGTAACCTCTTGCATCTATAATTCATGCAGTGGAATAGCAGAGGCAGCTCTGGAATGGGAGGGGCTGACTCCCAAGGAATAGCTCCATCTAACCCTTCAAGAGTGTTTAGAAAGGCTGCACTGATGCTGGAAAGCAGTGGAGGCTGTGGAAAGAACTTGAACAAGAAGACTGGAGATGTAGCCTTCAGATCTGGTCCTGACATTATCTAGCCATGTGATGAGGCCCAAGTCTCTGTTTAGCTGCAGCTATGTTTCTTTAGTTgtaaagggaggagatatgattCAGTTCTCTTGCAGTCCCTTTCAGTTCTAACAGTCTATGCATTTGAATTCTAATTGTGTCATCTAGGACATTCTGGTCTGGAGTGTATGGATgtcaaaatattatcaaatgtgGTGAAACATCAAAAGAccagtgtgtgtgttttccatgGTAAGAAGGATGTAACATATTGCATCCATCTGAATAGTGAGGCAAAACGAACTGGGAAGGAATGAGTTCTTACGTGATTCCAGTAACTTAGATCCCCAGTGCTGACCGAGTTTAGGTAAACAGTTCTCATATGGAactaccaatttttttttcctctactaaGATGCTCTTAAGTAACTTCCCTGGATTCACAGGGAACCTAAGAGGGGAGAAATTAATAGAAAATCATGTTTCTTGGTGAAATAGAACAGATTTTTAGCATTTGAATTTTATTCATCCAATGTTTACTTGATGATATGGTTGTAAATGGCTGATTTGTTAAAGGTAGCATGATTCTTGTAACAGTTCTCTTCAAAAGGTCTGGTGCTTGCCTCCCTATTAGAGAGACAGGAAAGTAGTGGGTGGAAATATGGCGCAGCTGTGTCTTGGGGTGAGGAATTGGTTCTGAATGCAGTCTAGGAGGTGAACTGTTCCTGTCTCAGAAATGTTCATCCTGATGAGCTCTCTTCCCCTTGCATGGTTCCTCTGGCTGTAATGGAGGAAACTTTGTAAGAGGTTTGActactttctttgtcttttcttttagtggtttttgcttgtttgtttgtttagcatGTAGGTAGTGGTATTGTCCAGTTATGGTTGGCTTAGGTGAAGCAAACTGAGAGAACATACTTCAGGAAGTTAACACTGGAGTGAGTTGTTTCACATCTTGGACCACTCATTTTGTTCCTCGTTGGAATGATGAAGGACTTGGGTCTAATCTTTAAAATCACTTGAAGCTCTAAAATGCTGAGATTCTTTCCTGTTCTTCCTTCATAACCTTGCACTAAAGTCTAAAAGCAAAGGATTCCTTGTGATTTGCCatgaaaggcaaaaataaaaagtatgcaTGCACAATTTAATATTGATATTTGTATTATTTAGTCTGATCACAGAGGAGATGGTAGCTGATGTCATAGCCtgtcttcttttccatttcaatCCCAGGAGGAGTTTAGGAGGCATTTCCTTTGCCTTGACTTCCCAGACAGTACTACACACAAGCGTTCAGTGTGTACAACCTACCTATAAGAGAATTAAGTGTTTTAATTTCTATCACTGGAGACGAATTTATATTTGCAAGGTCAGAGATTGACAGATGACTCATGGTTGGGGAAAAATTCCAACATATAATCCCAGGAACCTCGTGGTTTCTAATTTATAGGGAATGTGTAAATTTCACATATTGAACAGTTCAACCccttcagatgagaaaactgaggtccagagagaagCTGGTTAGAGGCAGAGCCAGCTGGAGCTAGGGTAGGAGTCTGGGCTCCCAGTTCAGCACTTTTCCCTAACATGCCTCGCAGCTTTCGATACTTTGAGGATATTCTCACTGATAATCCTCCCCTCAGGAGTTAAGTATTGGAAGAATGGGATGTTGTTGAACACCAGTTTGGAAGGGACAGGATAAGGGGTGGCTGTTATTCATCAACAGGCTGAAGGGAGCCCTTCTTTCCATGTTTCCACACCCATCACCAGTAATTAATCTGGGCTGTGTTACTATCTAGCTCCACACCTCACCTTCCTCATTCCTTCAGAAGATGAACGTGGTCTGGTGTTCCCAAAATAAACTTGACTTTGAAGTCCACTCAGGACCCACAATGAATGAAACAAAGGTCAGGACAAGGAAAGGACACTTGGGCCCTCTGCTCTGTGACAGATGCTAACCAGAGTCCTCACCCATCAGATGAGATAACACTTCTAGGAATTACTGCCCAGCAAGAGGCATCTTCAGGAAGAGAGGCCTTTTGAGCCTCAAAAATGAGTAGAATTTTGATAACTTTCACCTCACTGGTATTTGCTTTCTATCATACCCTGTTTTCTGTCTGTTATGATTTTGTTGTCTGGACTTTGTTGATCTCTTTCCCAGTAGAATGTAAGCACCTCAAGTACAAGCAACATGCACTTCAAGCCTGCAAACAATTCAGGACAGGTATTTATACATGGTGAAAACTCAGCAAGTACCCcctgagtgaatgaaagaatgagtaaATTTCATATATGCTAAcctttagaattaaaaaattgGTAGCTTTGTATATTAGATTGAAAGGAAACTGTCTGCAAAAGAAATTTACCCAAAAttccacatatttttatatagttacTTATTTCTCATTATATCAGTACAACTTGCTTTTGTTTGGCtacataaaaatcatttaaataattttaacatatCATAGGCAAAGTTGAAGAATGAACTTTAAGATTTActtgctttaatttatttttagcaatAGAATTATATTAAATCCATGTTATATGTTTAATAACTTTTCACACAAAAGTACATGTTTATTatcataaaatttagaaaatacagaattagagaaaaaagaaagtaataatcCCCCATGATCCCACAACCACCTTCGACATTGGTAGTAATCCTTTCAGCCCTTCTTCttctattatatacatatatagctatctctctgtctctctttatacatatgtgtgtatgtgtgtgtgtaaatatacttatttacatatctattttttaccaaaatggatcatatggtacatattattttattttattatttttttaacacctttattggagtataattgctttacaatgttgtgttagtttctgctgtataacaaagttaatcagctatatgtatacatatatccccaaatacgctacctcttgcgtctccctcccaccctccttatcccacccctctaggtggtcaaaaagcatcgagctgatctccccatgcaatgcagctgcttcccactagccgtctattttacatttagtagtgtatatatgtccatgccactctctcacttcatcccagctaacccttccccctccccgtgtcctcaagtccattctctatgtctgtgtctttattcctgtcctgccgctaggttcttcagaaccattttttctttttttagattccatgtgtatgtgttagcatatcgtatggtttttctctttctgacttacttcactctgaatgacagtctctaggtccatccacctcaatacaaataactcaatttcgttgctttttatggctgagtaatattccattgtatatatgtgccacatcttctttatccattcatctgtcaatgggcacttaggttgcttccatgtcctggctactgtaaatagagctgcaataaacattgtggtacatgactctttttgaattatggttttctcagggtatgtgcccagtagtgggattgctgggtcatatggtagttctatttttagttttttaaggaacctccatactgttctccatagtggctgtatcaatttacactcccaccaatggtgcaagagggttcccttttctccacaccctctccagcatttattgtttgtacattttttgatgatggccattccgactggtgtgaggtgataacctcactgtagttttgattttcatttctctaatgattagtgatgttgagcatctttcatgtgtttgttggcaatctgtatatcttctttggagaaatgtctattgagattttctgcccatttttggattgggttgtttgattttttgatattgagctgcataagctgctggtatattttggagattaatcctttgtcagttgcttcatttacaaatactttctcccattctgagggttgtcttttcatcttgtttatggtttcctttgctgtgcaaaagcttttaagattcattaggtcccatgtgtttatttttgtttttatttccatttctctaggaggtgggtcaaaaaggatcttactgtgatttatgtcatggagtgttctgcctatgttttcctctaagagttttatagtgtctggccttacatttaggtctttaatccattttgagtttattttttgtatggtgataggaagtgttctaatttcattcctttacatgttgctgtccagttttcccagcaccacttattgaagaggctgtcttttctccattgtatattcttgcctcctttatcaaagataaggtgaccatatttgcgtgggtttatctctgggctttctaacctgttccattgatctatatttctgtttttgtgccaaaaccatactgtcttgattactgtagctttgtagtgtagtctgaagtcagggagcctgattcctccagcttcgtttttctttctcaggattactttggctattcagggccttttgtatttccatacaaattgtgcaattatttgttctagttctgtgaaaaatgccattggtagtttgatagggattacactgaatctatagattgctttgggtagtatagtcattttcacaatgttgattcttccaatccaagaacatggtatatctctccatctgttggtatcatctttaatttctttcatca is a window encoding:
- the TOMM5 gene encoding mitochondrial import receptor subunit TOM5 homolog, with amino-acid sequence MFRIEGLAPKLDPEEMKRKMREDVISSIRNFLIYVALLRVTPFILKKLDSI